A region from the Phycodurus eques isolate BA_2022a chromosome 12, UOR_Pequ_1.1, whole genome shotgun sequence genome encodes:
- the LOC133410645 gene encoding NAD(P)H dehydrogenase [quinone] 1-like, producing the protein MALAEKKALIVYAHQSPASFNAAAKDIAVDVLTATGCTVTVSDLYAMKFKATATAEDIITEGEVKQAEHFRYAKETKVAWEEGKLSADITDQQRKLSEADLIIFQFPMYWFSLPAILKGWIDRVLVPGYAHSKEKRYSRGIFKDKRAVLSFTTGSQESMFSAHGINGDMNVTLWPIQNGILHYCGFQVLAPQIFWAPSHVPQEARAAMLQAWRSRLECLLEEAPLCFTPMDCFDGEGFQLKPEVQEKHAGKKFGLTVGTHMGLAVPPDNQMRAGV; encoded by the exons ATGG CTTTGGCAGAAAAGAAGGCGCTGATTGTGTATGCCCACCAGAGCCCCGCCTCTTTCAACGCTGCTGCCAAAGACATTGCTGTGGATGTTCTCACCGCGACGGGCTGCACGGTGACTGTGTCCGACCTCTATGCTATGAAGTTTAAAGCCACCGCTACAGCTGAGGACATCATTACTGAGG GTGAAGTCAAGCAGGCTGAGCACTTCCGTTATGCCAAGGAGACCAAAGTGGCGTGGGAGGAAGGGAAACTGTCTGCCGACATCACTGACCAGCAACGTAAACTCTCAGAGGCCGATCTCATCATCTTCCAG TTCCCCATGTACTGGTTCAGTCTGCCCGCCATCCTGAAGGGCTGGATCGACCGGGTGCTCGTGCCTGGCTATGCGCACTCCAAAGAGAAGCGGTACAGTCGGGGCATCTTCAAG GACAAGAGAGCTGTGCTGTCTTTCACTACTGGCTCTCAGGAGTCCATGTTCAGTGCTCATGGCATCAATGGTGACATGAATGTAACACTCTGGCCAATTCAG aatGGCATCCTGCACTACTGTGGCTTCCAAGTTCTGGCACCTCAAATCTTCTGGGCTCCATCCCACGTGCCCCAGGAGGCCCGGGCCGCCATGCTCCAGGCCTGGCGCAGCCGCCTTGAGTGTCTCCTGGAAGAGGCCCCGCTGTGTTTCACACCCATGGACTGCTTTGACGGAGAAGGCTTCCAGCTGAAGCCAGAGGTCCAGGAGAAGCACGCCGGCAAGAAGTTTGGGCTCACTGTGGGCACCCACATGGGACTGGCTGTCCCGCCTGACAACCAGATGAGGGCTGGTGTCTGA
- the LOC133410646 gene encoding NAD(P)H dehydrogenase [quinone] 1-like, whose translation MALAEKKALIVYAHQSRGSFNAAAKDIAVDVLTATGCTVTVSDLYAMKFKATATAEDIITEGEVKQAEHFRYAEETKVAWEEGKLSADITDQQRKLSEADLIIFQDKRAVLSFTTGSQESMFSANGINGDMNVTLWPIQNGILHYCGFKVLAPQIFWAPSHVPQEARATMLQAWRSRLEGLLEETPLCFTPMDCFDGEGFQLKPEVQEKHAGKKFGLTVGTHMGLAVPPDNQMRAGV comes from the exons atGG CTTTGGCAGAAAAGAAGGCGCTGATTGTGTATGCCCACCAGAGCCGCGGCTCTTTCAACGCTGCTGCCAAAGACATTGCTGTGGATGTTCTCACCGCTACGGGCTGCACGGTGACTGTGTCCGACCTCTATGCTATGAAGTTTAAAGCCACTGCTACAGCTGAGGACATCATTACTGAGG GTGAGGTCAAGCAAGCTGAGCATTTCCGTTATGCCGAGGAGACCAAAGTGGCGTGGGAGGAAGGAAAACTGTCCGCCGACATCACTGACCAGCAACGTAAACTCTCGGAGGCCGATCTTATCATCTTCCAG GACAAGAGAGCTGTGCTCTCTTTCACTACTGGCTCTCAGGAGTCCATGTTCAGTGCTAATGGCATCAATGGTGACATGAATGTAACACTCTGGCCAATTCAG aatGGCATCCTGCACTACTGTGGCTTCAAAGTTCTGGCACCTCAAATCTTCTGGGCTCCATCCCATGTGCCCCAAGAGGCCCGCGCCACCATGCTCCAGGCCTGGCGCAGCCGCCTTGAGGGTCTCTTGGAAGAGACCCCGCTGTGTTTCACACCCATGGACTGCTTTGACGGAGAGGGCTTCCAGCTGAAGCCAGAGGTCCAGGAGAAGCACGCCGGCAAGAAGTTTGGGCTCACTGTGGGCACCCACATGGGACTGGCTGTACCACCTGACAACCAGATGAGGGCTGGTGTCTGA
- the LOC133410525 gene encoding LOW QUALITY PROTEIN: NXPE family member 3-like (The sequence of the model RefSeq protein was modified relative to this genomic sequence to represent the inferred CDS: deleted 1 base in 1 codon) yields MFRSVLNYILSFVTLFGLIFLLRNITIGQNFRMSALYEVQNRIQSSNQSRSRPTFHDNHTLYPHWGQPLLPEEELEEGDLLDSIACPQPPPGSAPTNLSQTSDPAHSLFTIVPSKNEQRWYVGDQLEVQVHLHDFEGRPKRYGGDFLLARLHSPKYKAGVAGQVLDHKNGLYSARFPLLWEGSAQVAVTMVHSSEAVAVLRRLRGKRPDRVFFVSLFRQGNHSKKMVCNMYLAQDKGPLCNYTDLHSGEPWYCYKPKMLRCDARINHAKGGYLKNIITKKEALLFKSGVNVKVPIRASTSDTINVFPPRKESDSQKPDPVKLATSGYYYQDSWRPLGGVTMRHFDKTSITQCLTKKLVYMYGDSTMRQWFEYLVAVVPELKEFNLHSPKKVGPLMAVDSTHNILLKYRCHGPPIRFSTVTASELRYIANELDGLAGGPNTVVALSIWSHFSTFPAEVYIRRLRHIRKAVVRLLDRAPGTAVVVRTANPQALEGDASLYNSDWFSLQLDTVLRAVFKDLDVMLVDAWQMCVAHRQPHNVHPPTAIVKNMVNMMLSYVCHDGTGNIV; encoded by the exons ATGTTCCGAAGCGTTCTGAATTATATCCTCAGCTTTGTCACCCTGTTCGGCCTCATATTTCTGCTGCGCAACATCACCATTGGGCAG AACTTCAGAATGTCAGCGCTGTACGAGGTCCAGAACCGGATCCAGTCATCGAACCAATCTAGAAGCCGCCCAACATTT CACGACAATCACACCTTATATCCCCATTGGGGACAGCCACTGTTACCTGAAGAAGAGCTGGAAGAGGGGGACCTGTTGGACTCCATCGCCTGTCCCCAGCCACCTCCTGGCTCAGCACCAACCAACTTGTCTCAGACGAGTGACCCGGCCCACAGCCTGTTTACAATCGTCCCCTCCAAAAATGAACAGCGTTGGTATGTGGGCGACCAGCTGGAAGTGCAAGTCCACCTGCACGACTTCGAGGGACGACCCAAGCGCTACGGCGGCGATTTCCTGTTGGCTCGGTTGCACTCCCCAAAATACAAGGCGGGCGTGGCCGGGCAGGTGCTGGACCACAAGAACGGACTTTATTCCGCTCGTTTCCCGCTGCTGTGGGAGGGCTCGGCTCAGGTTGCGGTCACGATGGTACACTCGAGCGAGGCCGTCGCCGTGCTGCGGCGGCTGAGGGGGAAACGGCCGGATCGGGTGTTCTTCGTCAGCCTTTTTCGCCAAGGCAATCATTCTAAGAAGATGGTGTGCAACATGTACCTGGCGCAAGACAAGGGGCCACTGTGCAACTACACGGACCTTCATTCCGGAGAGCCGTGGTACTGCTATAAGCCCAAAATGCTCAGGTGCGATGCCAGGATCAACCACGCCAAGGGAGGCTACCTCAAAAACATCATCACCAAAAAGGAAGCTTTGCTCTTTAAGAG TGGTGTGAATGTCAAAGTTCCCATCCGTGCATCCACATCGGATACCATCAACGTGTTTCCTCCCAGGAAAG AAAGCGACAGTCAAAAACCAGACCCTGTGAAGTTGGCGACATCTGGGTACTACTACCAGGACTCGTGGAGGCCATTGGGCGGCGTCACCATGCGGCACTTTGATAAGACGTCCATCACTCAGTGTTTGACCAAGAAGTTGGTGTACATGTACGGCGACTCCACCATGCGCCAGTGGTTCGAATACCTTGTTGCTGTGGTTCCGG AGCTGAAGGAATTCAACCTGCACAGTCCAAAAAAGGTGGGGCCCTTAATGGCGGTGGACAGCACCCACAACATTCTGCTGAAGTATCGCTGCCACGGGCCACCCATCCGCTTCTCCACCGTCACGGCCAGCGAGTTGCGCTACATCGCCAACGAGCTGGACGGCCTGGCCGGCGGTCCCAACACGGTGGTGGCGCTCAGCATCTGGTCTCACTTCAGCACCTTCCCCGCGGAGGTGTACATACGCCGCCTCCGGCACATCCGCAAGGCGGTGGTGCGACTCCTGGACCGGGCGCCGGGGACGGCGGTGGTGGTCCGCACGGCCAACCCTCAGGCCCTGGAAGGGGACGCCAGCCTGTACAACAGCGACTGGTTTTCGCTGCAGCTGGACACGGTGCTGCGCGCCGTGTTCAAGGATCTCGACGTTATGCTGGTGGACGCCTGGCAGATGTGCGTGGCGCACCGCCAACCTCACAACGTGCACCCTCCTACGGCCATTGTCAAGAACATGGTAAACATGATGTTGTCCTACGTTTGTCATGACGGGACCGGGAACATTGTGTGA